The Metabacillus sediminilitoris genome window below encodes:
- the ctaF gene encoding cytochrome c oxidase subunit IVB — protein MANNQNSANPKVDLAYRRKKNAEDMKHQVITFAMMIFLTIIAFIAVGYDGIGEWFKVPFIMLLAVVQVIFQLYYFMHMSHKGHETSAFFLFSGVGVAALTILTFVTIIWW, from the coding sequence ATGGCAAATAATCAAAATTCAGCAAACCCAAAAGTAGATTTAGCTTATCGACGTAAAAAAAATGCAGAAGATATGAAACATCAGGTAATTACTTTTGCCATGATGATTTTCTTAACGATTATTGCATTTATCGCAGTGGGATACGACGGAATTGGTGAGTGGTTTAAAGTTCCATTTATCATGCTTTTAGCAGTGGTTCAAGTTATATTCCAACTTTATTATTTCATGCATATGAGTCACAAAGGGCATGAGACTTCTGCCTTCTTCTTATTTTCGGGTGTAGGAGTAGCAGCTTTAACAATTTTAACCTTTGTCACCATCATTTGGTGGTAA
- a CDS encoding YlbF family regulator encodes MFATIESMLLLDKAEQLASLVLQSEPAEEYRRSYDILKNDKNAQQLISKFTKTKDLYTDVQRFGKYHPDYRKISKDMRDIKRELDLNESVSNFKKAENELQALLDEISVHVGQAVSEHVKVPTGNPFFDTGSSCGGGCGSGGGCGCKVS; translated from the coding sequence ATGTTTGCTACAATTGAAAGCATGTTACTACTTGATAAAGCAGAACAATTAGCTAGCCTAGTACTTCAATCAGAGCCAGCTGAAGAATATCGACGTAGTTATGATATATTAAAAAATGATAAAAATGCTCAGCAACTTATTTCAAAGTTTACGAAAACAAAGGACTTATATACTGATGTCCAACGCTTTGGTAAATATCATCCAGACTATCGAAAAATATCAAAGGATATGCGGGATATAAAAAGAGAACTCGATTTAAACGAGAGTGTTTCTAATTTTAAAAAGGCTGAAAATGAATTGCAAGCATTATTAGATGAAATAAGTGTTCATGTTGGTCAAGCCGTTTCAGAGCATGTAAAGGTTCCAACTGGTAATCCTTTCTTTGATACCGGCTCAAGCTGTGGTGGAGGCTGTGGTTCTGGTGGGGGTTGCGGTTGTAAAGTTTCATAA
- a CDS encoding CBS domain-containing protein, giving the protein MQRVKDIMSSNVEFCTPLDNVYEVAVKMKDLNVGVIPIVEDQKLIGMITDRDLVVRGIAEKHPGSNQVTNVMTDQVISIDTNASLDQAADMMAKHQIRRLPVVENGKLVGIVSLGDISTNLTTADEAGHALSDISETH; this is encoded by the coding sequence ATGCAAAGAGTGAAAGATATTATGTCTTCGAATGTAGAGTTTTGTACGCCTTTAGATAATGTCTATGAGGTTGCAGTTAAAATGAAGGATTTGAACGTAGGCGTAATACCTATTGTTGAAGATCAAAAATTAATTGGTATGATTACTGACCGAGATTTAGTTGTGAGAGGCATAGCTGAAAAACATCCTGGTTCAAATCAGGTAACAAATGTTATGACAGATCAAGTCATATCGATTGACACGAATGCTTCTTTAGATCAAGCAGCTGATATGATGGCAAAGCACCAAATAAGACGATTGCCGGTTGTTGAAAATGGAAAACTAGTGGGAATTGTTTCATTAGGAGATATATCGACAAATCTAACAACAGCTGATGAAGCTGGTCATGCCTTATCAGATATTTCAGAAACACATTGA
- a CDS encoding DUF7147 family protein, with protein sequence MIQRFIELGEGYSDIYELIETTKANKERVSNLIALHTKINEKDVTSLVVIMQPTELGNFQALYICREGVPNPNVIDNKRYALFTELATYLNKEIIQLEVKPSSMFHELDLYYQYIIGILRLNHYLPILQ encoded by the coding sequence ATGATACAACGATTTATTGAGTTAGGTGAAGGCTATTCAGATATTTACGAACTAATAGAAACGACAAAAGCAAATAAAGAGCGTGTTTCAAACTTAATTGCTTTACATACAAAAATAAATGAAAAAGATGTAACTTCACTTGTGGTGATTATGCAGCCAACAGAACTTGGGAATTTCCAAGCCTTGTATATTTGCCGCGAAGGGGTTCCTAATCCAAATGTAATAGATAATAAGCGGTATGCATTATTTACTGAACTTGCCACCTACTTAAATAAAGAGATTATTCAGCTTGAAGTAAAACCATCTAGCATGTTTCACGAGCTAGATCTTTATTATCAATATATTATTGGAATTTTAAGGCTTAATCATTATCTTCCAATATTACAATAG
- a CDS encoding GNAT family protein, giving the protein MIRAISDQDYDKELKLSEYAFQFTEAEYDWEEAKRKLDKQYILGDFEDYKLLA; this is encoded by the coding sequence GTGATTAGAGCGATAAGTGATCAAGACTATGATAAAGAACTAAAATTATCAGAGTATGCATTTCAGTTTACTGAAGCAGAATATGATTGGGAAGAGGCAAAAAGGAAGCTAGATAAGCAATATATACTCGGAGACTTTGAAGACTATAAATTACTGGCATAA
- a CDS encoding YugN family protein, protein MKIEGIGLEGLTLDLSRLNEIMEENGFVLAGQWDYERVTYDHKIESKGEVFYLRVQGYAIEGDVGGRHAVIKLITPLLGKHYYPHGVEYGEGENFPSTVLNTSKSLLKQISEAIHQVI, encoded by the coding sequence ATGAAAATCGAAGGTATTGGTCTAGAAGGATTAACGTTAGATCTATCTCGCTTAAATGAAATAATGGAAGAAAACGGATTTGTTTTAGCTGGGCAATGGGATTATGAACGTGTGACTTATGACCATAAAATTGAATCAAAAGGGGAAGTTTTTTACCTCCGTGTTCAAGGATATGCTATTGAAGGTGATGTTGGTGGAAGACATGCAGTGATTAAATTGATTACTCCGCTATTAGGAAAACATTATTACCCGCATGGTGTTGAATATGGTGAGGGTGAGAACTTCCCTTCAACTGTTTTAAATACTAGCAAAAGTCTTTTAAAGCAAATATCTGAGGCTATTCATCAAGTTATTTGA
- the coaD gene encoding pantetheine-phosphate adenylyltransferase, with translation MGNIAVCPGSFDPITFGHLDIIKRGAKVFDQVYVCVLNNTAKHPLFTVEERCELIREVTKDIPNVVVESFHGLLIDYVQKKNAQTIIRGLRAVSDFEYEMQGTSMNRVLDENIETFFMMTNSQYSFLSSSIVKEVAKYKGDISELVPEVVEKALINKFN, from the coding sequence ATGGGAAACATAGCAGTATGTCCAGGCAGCTTTGACCCGATTACATTTGGTCATTTGGATATTATTAAACGCGGTGCGAAGGTATTCGATCAGGTGTATGTTTGCGTATTGAACAATACAGCGAAGCATCCGTTATTTACAGTTGAGGAGCGGTGTGAATTAATTAGGGAAGTGACAAAAGACATACCAAATGTCGTTGTAGAATCCTTTCATGGACTATTAATAGATTATGTGCAGAAAAAAAATGCCCAAACAATAATTAGAGGGCTCAGGGCAGTATCAGATTTTGAATATGAAATGCAGGGGACATCAATGAATCGTGTATTAGATGAAAATATTGAAACATTTTTCATGATGACAAATAGTCAATATTCTTTTTTAAGCTCAAGTATAGTTAAGGAAGTAGCAAAATATAAAGGGGATATCTCTGAATTAGTACCTGAAGTAGTAGAAAAAGCATTAATAAATAAATTTAATTAA
- a CDS encoding CAP domain-containing protein, producing the protein MRIFIRTAVIFLIIFLSYTLFIYFGQYSPIEQHEEENVQISNEELSKNKEFNLKEELPKEGILSLMNKSSEEITAMLGEPDRIDPSAYDYDWWIFESKDNQYLQVGVLDQKVVTVYGIGSKLAAEPFKIGQPIQEVFKIAPVSPSISLEYDGNSYRFEFSEEDMNTRPTVKIGDVYVQLYIDKFDGILSSIRVLDTETFIKQRSYEVTYRGELLKPKEIGDAKWEKIETGVEKQILSITNMIRDRHGIPPVEWDEKTSQVAFLHSEDMKENNYFSHESPTEGTLVDRLGEFDIKYEMAGENIAAQYVDGIAASEGWLNSKGHRDTMLNEEFTHLGIGVDDLYYTQNFIKSWKQ; encoded by the coding sequence CTGCGTATTTTTATTCGAACCGCCGTTATCTTTTTAATTATATTTCTTAGTTATACACTATTTATATATTTCGGGCAATATTCTCCTATCGAACAACATGAAGAAGAAAACGTCCAAATTTCAAACGAAGAATTATCAAAAAATAAAGAATTTAATCTGAAGGAAGAGTTACCCAAGGAAGGAATATTGTCTTTAATGAATAAATCTTCTGAAGAAATAACTGCAATGCTAGGAGAACCAGATCGAATTGATCCGTCAGCATATGATTATGATTGGTGGATTTTTGAGTCTAAAGATAATCAATATCTACAAGTAGGTGTTCTAGATCAGAAGGTTGTTACGGTTTATGGTATTGGGAGTAAATTGGCTGCAGAACCATTTAAAATTGGACAGCCTATTCAAGAAGTTTTTAAAATTGCACCTGTTTCACCTAGTATTTCACTTGAGTATGATGGGAATTCATATCGTTTTGAATTTTCCGAAGAAGATATGAACACCAGACCTACTGTGAAAATTGGTGATGTATACGTGCAATTATATATTGATAAATTTGATGGCATTTTATCAAGTATACGTGTTTTAGATACTGAAACGTTCATTAAGCAGAGATCTTATGAAGTGACATATCGTGGGGAATTATTAAAACCGAAAGAAATCGGTGACGCAAAATGGGAAAAAATAGAGACTGGTGTAGAAAAACAAATATTATCGATTACGAATATGATTCGTGATAGGCATGGTATTCCACCTGTAGAATGGGATGAAAAAACATCACAGGTTGCTTTTTTACACAGTGAAGATATGAAGGAAAATAACTATTTTTCACATGAATCTCCAACGGAAGGAACCCTGGTTGATCGTCTTGGCGAATTTGATATTAAATATGAAATGGCAGGGGAAAATATTGCAGCTCAATATGTCGATGGTATTGCGGCATCTGAAGGCTGGTTAAATAGCAAAGGACACCGTGATACAATGTTAAATGAAGAATTCACTCATTTAGGTATTGGTGTAGACGATTTATACTATACTCAAAATTTTATAAAGTCATGGAAACAATAA
- the ctaG gene encoding cytochrome c oxidase assembly factor CtaG, with amino-acid sequence MSFDIFGFRALWSPYYFLVIVLVTVLYFLIIGPWRSRFIGSTPVVMKQRILFVLGMLGLYISKGSPVDLLGHIMFSAHMTQMAILYLVVPPLLILGIPNWLWKAIIVRPFIKPVLKLFTHPIIALIVFNGVFSCYHIPLIFDFVKTNPLYHAAMTTIIFIAAIFMWLPLLNDTLPKWQSLSGIKKIGYIFANGVLLTPACGLIIFATDPLYATYSEPQAWINALSLCVPIDMLNGLNLTGPDMFNILPLVEDQQLGGILMKIIQELVYGSILAYVFFQWASKERQKDELEVKSDFSPEPIK; translated from the coding sequence ATGAGCTTTGATATATTTGGATTTCGGGCATTGTGGAGTCCATATTATTTCCTCGTTATAGTTTTAGTTACTGTTTTGTATTTTTTGATAATAGGTCCTTGGCGTTCAAGATTTATAGGAAGTACGCCGGTGGTAATGAAACAGCGAATACTTTTTGTATTAGGAATGCTTGGCTTATACATAAGCAAGGGTAGTCCGGTCGATTTGCTAGGACATATTATGTTTAGTGCACATATGACACAAATGGCCATTCTCTATTTAGTTGTCCCACCATTGCTTATTTTAGGAATTCCAAATTGGTTATGGAAAGCAATAATTGTCAGGCCGTTCATCAAGCCGGTTCTAAAATTGTTTACGCATCCAATCATTGCACTTATCGTTTTTAATGGTGTTTTTTCATGTTATCATATCCCATTAATCTTTGATTTTGTAAAAACAAACCCTTTATATCATGCAGCAATGACAACGATTATCTTCATCGCGGCTATTTTTATGTGGCTTCCATTGTTGAACGATACATTGCCTAAGTGGCAGTCGCTTTCAGGAATTAAAAAAATTGGCTACATATTTGCTAATGGAGTATTGTTAACACCTGCGTGTGGATTGATCATTTTCGCGACGGATCCCTTGTATGCGACATATTCAGAACCACAAGCATGGATAAATGCATTAAGTTTATGTGTTCCAATCGATATGCTCAACGGGTTAAATTTAACAGGGCCAGACATGTTTAATATCCTTCCATTAGTTGAAGATCAACAATTAGGCGGGATTCTTATGAAAATAATTCAAGAATTAGTTTATGGTTCAATATTAGCATATGTATTTTTCCAATGGGCAAGTAAGGAAAGACAAAAGGATGAACTTGAGGTTAAAAGTGATTTTTCTCCAGAACCGATAAAATGA
- the ylbJ gene encoding sporulation integral membrane protein YlbJ: MSLSKLKTIFFAVFIGGLTLAIILNPKESLEASTRGLSIWWEVVFPSLLPFFIVSELLIGFGVVKFIGVLLEPFMRPIFRVPGVGGFVWAMGMASGNPAGAKFTARIRQEEQITALEAERLVSFTSSSNPLFIFGAVAVGFFNDASLGILLAAAHYLGNLCVGLTMRFYGGTEQTTMAEKKATIFPSIKLALKELHATRIKESRPLGKMLGDAVMSSIQTLLMIGGFIILFSVFNKILAIIGVTEFLAIIFSGGLALLQLANELSIPLISGIFEITLGNRLVSETTVNLLDKVIIASFILAFGGLSIQAQVASILADTDIRFKPFFFSRILQGLYSAIIAFLLFKPLYLNLQSNLPNEIPVFLTYSPQWAKDYWEMIIQTGPLITIISLLVYIYLYARRNIFTKTLY; encoded by the coding sequence TTGAGTCTTTCGAAACTTAAAACCATTTTTTTTGCTGTTTTTATAGGTGGTCTTACGCTAGCGATCATTCTTAATCCAAAAGAATCACTTGAAGCTTCAACAAGAGGTTTATCAATTTGGTGGGAGGTTGTCTTTCCTTCACTATTGCCTTTTTTCATTGTATCTGAATTACTCATAGGCTTTGGTGTTGTAAAGTTTATAGGTGTATTATTAGAGCCCTTTATGCGCCCAATTTTTCGCGTTCCGGGTGTAGGCGGCTTTGTATGGGCAATGGGAATGGCTTCTGGTAATCCTGCCGGTGCAAAGTTTACTGCAAGGATACGGCAGGAAGAACAGATTACAGCCTTAGAGGCAGAGCGATTAGTTTCATTTACTAGTTCATCAAATCCATTATTTATATTCGGTGCTGTAGCAGTTGGTTTTTTCAATGATGCCTCCCTAGGGATTTTATTAGCTGCTGCACATTATTTAGGAAATTTATGTGTAGGTCTCACAATGAGATTTTATGGCGGAACTGAACAAACAACAATGGCTGAAAAAAAAGCTACAATCTTTCCATCGATAAAATTAGCTCTAAAGGAGCTACATGCAACTAGAATAAAAGAATCTCGTCCACTGGGGAAAATGCTTGGAGATGCAGTTATGTCATCTATTCAGACCCTATTAATGATTGGCGGTTTTATTATTCTCTTTTCTGTATTCAATAAAATCTTAGCTATTATTGGAGTAACAGAGTTCTTAGCGATCATTTTTTCTGGAGGATTGGCACTGCTGCAGCTTGCCAATGAATTAAGTATACCTCTTATTTCAGGTATTTTTGAAATTACATTGGGTAATCGACTTGTTAGTGAAACAACTGTTAATTTATTAGATAAAGTAATCATAGCAAGTTTTATATTAGCCTTCGGCGGACTATCCATCCAAGCTCAAGTTGCAAGTATACTTGCAGATACAGATATTCGGTTTAAGCCCTTTTTTTTCTCAAGAATTCTACAAGGACTGTACTCAGCGATCATCGCCTTCTTATTATTTAAGCCATTGTATTTAAATTTGCAATCTAATCTACCAAATGAAATTCCCGTGTTTTTGACGTATAGTCCACAATGGGCAAAGGACTACTGGGAAATGATTATTCAAACTGGTCCGCTTATCACAATCATTTCATTGCTTGTTTATATTTATTTGTATGCAAGAAGGAATATATTCACAAAAACACTTTATTAA
- a CDS encoding patatin-like phospholipase family protein, whose product MSLTKEPKIGLALGSGGARGFAHLGILKVLRDEGIPIDLIAGSSMGALIGSFYASGLSIERMYQFALAFKRKYYLDFTVPKMGFISGNRVKELIRLFTHRKTFEQLNIPVSVVATDLYAGKKVIFNEGPVADAVRASIAIPGIFVPEKIDGKLLVDGGVVDRVPVSVVKEMGADIVIAVDVSHVKRNEDITSIFDVILQSLDILQDELVHHREIASDVMIRPHVEQYSSRAFTNIKEIIEIGEKEALQHVQKIQTLIKKWKETNRIEE is encoded by the coding sequence ATCTCCTTGACTAAGGAGCCTAAGATAGGACTAGCGCTGGGATCCGGTGGTGCAAGAGGGTTTGCTCATTTGGGCATATTGAAGGTATTAAGGGATGAAGGAATACCAATTGATTTAATCGCAGGGAGCAGTATGGGTGCTTTGATTGGAAGTTTTTATGCCTCAGGTTTAAGTATTGAGCGAATGTATCAATTTGCACTTGCTTTTAAAAGGAAGTACTATCTAGATTTTACAGTTCCTAAAATGGGATTTATTTCGGGTAATCGAGTGAAGGAATTAATCCGGTTATTTACACATAGGAAAACATTTGAACAATTAAATATTCCAGTTTCAGTCGTAGCGACCGATTTATATGCAGGGAAAAAGGTTATATTTAATGAAGGGCCTGTAGCAGATGCCGTAAGAGCTAGCATTGCAATACCAGGTATCTTTGTTCCCGAAAAAATTGATGGTAAACTATTAGTTGACGGTGGGGTTGTCGACAGAGTACCAGTTTCGGTCGTAAAAGAAATGGGTGCTGATATTGTCATTGCAGTTGATGTTTCACATGTGAAAAGAAATGAAGATATTACTTCAATATTTGATGTCATCCTGCAAAGTCTAGATATCCTTCAAGATGAACTCGTCCACCATAGAGAAATTGCTTCAGATGTCATGATTCGTCCACATGTTGAACAATATAGTTCTAGAGCTTTTACAAATATAAAAGAAATAATTGAGATTGGGGAAAAAGAAGCATTGCAGCATGTACAGAAAATACAGACTCTTATCAAAAAGTGGAAGGAGACAAATAGGATTGAAGAGTAG
- a CDS encoding DUF420 domain-containing protein, with protein sequence MNTSIPILPTISTSFIVLSAVFVAIGWYLIKQRKIEAHMKVMYVAAIFAVLFFIIYASRTIFVGNTAFGGPAEVKVYYTIFLIFHITLATIGAVFGIISLITGYKKNYERHRKIGPITSIIWFFTGITGLAVYLLLYVIYSGGETTSVIKAILGF encoded by the coding sequence ATGAATACATCGATACCAATCTTACCTACAATTAGTACCAGTTTTATCGTTTTAAGTGCTGTATTTGTTGCCATTGGATGGTATTTAATTAAGCAGCGAAAAATTGAAGCACATATGAAGGTTATGTATGTAGCAGCAATATTTGCTGTGCTATTTTTTATCATCTATGCCTCTAGAACAATTTTTGTTGGGAACACTGCATTCGGAGGACCTGCAGAAGTTAAAGTTTATTATACTATTTTTCTTATTTTTCATATTACTTTAGCAACAATTGGTGCGGTGTTTGGAATTATTTCACTCATTACTGGTTATAAGAAAAATTACGAAAGACATCGTAAAATCGGACCAATAACAAGTATTATCTGGTTTTTTACTGGAATAACTGGTTTAGCTGTTTATTTATTATTGTATGTTATTTATAGTGGCGGTGAAACAACATCAGTTATTAAAGCAATCTTAGGGTTTTAA
- a CDS encoding GNAT family N-acetyltransferase, which translates to MIEILTNRLMIIPCSLDLAKSLVFHRKELNKRSPIEFPYYWPSPFVKSFLPYYIECLESDEVEHDCGLWLIILYEEKKIIGDILMKGKPSKEGMVELCYHVEEKQVDETIAYEAMDAFIDWLTYQKSVKKVVMECEEQQKKSIRLFNKLGMICMKKEGSFLMWEIQKKDLD; encoded by the coding sequence TTGATTGAAATATTAACGAATCGGCTTATGATCATTCCTTGTTCACTTGATCTTGCTAAATCTTTAGTGTTTCACCGTAAGGAGTTAAATAAGCGGTCACCTATCGAATTTCCGTATTATTGGCCATCCCCTTTTGTTAAGAGCTTTCTACCTTATTATATTGAATGTCTTGAGTCAGATGAGGTGGAACACGATTGTGGACTTTGGTTAATAATTTTGTATGAAGAAAAAAAAATAATAGGTGATATTTTAATGAAAGGAAAGCCATCTAAAGAAGGAATGGTGGAATTATGCTATCATGTAGAAGAAAAACAAGTTGATGAAACCATCGCATATGAGGCAATGGATGCATTTATTGATTGGTTAACATATCAAAAATCAGTAAAAAAAGTTGTAATGGAATGTGAGGAACAACAAAAAAAATCAATTAGACTCTTTAATAAACTTGGAATGATTTGTATGAAAAAAGAAGGAAGCTTTTTAATGTGGGAAATTCAAAAGAAAGATCTTGATTAA
- a CDS encoding YlbG family protein has translation MFEKRQGIVVWLHSLKHIKMLRKFGNVHYVSKRLKYVVLYCNMEMVEQTVQKLTSYSFVKHAEPSYKPYLKLEFESKVDKAKEYDYKIGL, from the coding sequence ATGTTTGAAAAGCGTCAAGGAATCGTTGTTTGGCTTCATTCGTTAAAGCATATAAAAATGCTCAGAAAATTTGGGAACGTTCACTATGTTTCAAAACGCTTAAAATATGTAGTGTTATATTGTAATATGGAGATGGTCGAGCAAACGGTTCAAAAGCTCACATCCTACTCGTTTGTAAAACATGCAGAACCTTCTTATAAGCCTTACTTAAAATTAGAATTCGAATCTAAAGTAGATAAGGCAAAAGAATATGATTACAAGATTGGCTTATAA
- a CDS encoding PaaI family thioesterase, producing the protein MTKEELLQLTKEIIQNADEENQYVIELLLKGLKRKEFNEKGSYISALLHAVGEYKDNQFTIKIPNTPIIQNDINIVHGGITATILDSTMGGLVHHILPPDKAAVTSEMKINYVAPGIGKELTCISNTIHKGNKTVVTEGKVFRDDGTLIAHSTATFFIINRG; encoded by the coding sequence ATGACAAAGGAAGAGCTATTACAATTAACAAAAGAGATCATACAAAACGCAGATGAAGAAAATCAATATGTTATTGAACTCTTATTAAAAGGACTGAAGCGTAAAGAATTTAATGAAAAAGGCTCATATATCAGTGCTCTTCTTCACGCAGTCGGAGAATATAAAGACAACCAGTTTACTATAAAAATACCGAACACACCGATCATTCAAAATGATATAAACATTGTCCACGGAGGAATTACAGCAACAATACTAGATTCTACTATGGGTGGACTTGTCCATCACATCCTCCCGCCTGATAAAGCTGCCGTAACAAGTGAAATGAAAATTAATTATGTAGCACCTGGAATCGGAAAAGAACTGACATGTATTAGTAATACAATACATAAAGGCAATAAAACAGTTGTCACTGAAGGAAAAGTATTTCGGGATGATGGGACCCTTATTGCACATAGTACAGCAACATTTTTTATCATCAATCGGGGATAA
- the ylbD gene encoding YlbD family protein: protein MTSKKNHPSVQQFKEFVKEHPKLVQEVRKGNKQWQEVFEDWYLLGDKDVIWKQYQDDQPEVQKEVEKKSDFMSQMLSAVKKMDANTVNHHISNMSSTISTIQGLFDQFGLTKGSSQNTSNHNQHPFSFRKD, encoded by the coding sequence ATGACATCAAAGAAAAACCATCCATCTGTTCAACAATTTAAAGAATTTGTAAAAGAGCATCCAAAGCTCGTACAAGAGGTAAGAAAAGGAAACAAACAATGGCAGGAAGTTTTCGAAGATTGGTATTTACTTGGAGACAAAGATGTTATTTGGAAACAATATCAAGATGATCAGCCAGAAGTACAAAAGGAGGTAGAAAAGAAATCCGATTTTATGTCACAAATGTTATCAGCCGTAAAAAAAATGGATGCCAATACTGTTAACCATCATATTTCAAATATGAGCAGTACGATTTCGACGATTCAAGGTTTATTCGATCAATTTGGACTAACGAAAGGTTCATCACAAAATACTTCTAATCATAATCAACATCCCTTTTCATTTAGAAAGGATTAA
- the rsmD gene encoding 16S rRNA (guanine(966)-N(2))-methyltransferase RsmD, which produces MRVVSGNFKGRQLKAVPGVTTRPTTDKVKEAIFNMVGPYFESGIALDLFAGSGGLGIEALSRGVNKCIFVDREPKAIQTIHKNLEICQAADLAEVYRNDADRALKAIIKREIQFQLIFLDPPYKQQILKTLINTISENSLLHKNGFIVTEHGSDVHLPEEVGQFIRLKHETYGMSSITIFGLERHNEEE; this is translated from the coding sequence ATGAGAGTAGTATCAGGAAATTTTAAAGGAAGACAATTAAAGGCAGTGCCTGGGGTTACTACAAGGCCAACAACAGATAAAGTGAAGGAAGCTATCTTTAATATGGTAGGACCTTATTTTGAAAGTGGGATCGCTTTAGATTTGTTTGCTGGTAGCGGTGGTTTAGGCATTGAAGCACTTAGCCGAGGAGTTAATAAATGCATTTTTGTTGATCGTGAACCTAAAGCAATACAAACAATACATAAAAACTTAGAAATATGTCAGGCTGCAGACTTAGCTGAAGTTTATCGCAATGATGCAGATCGCGCATTGAAAGCAATTATTAAGCGAGAAATACAGTTTCAATTAATATTTCTAGATCCACCGTATAAGCAACAAATATTGAAAACGCTTATAAATACGATTAGTGAAAATAGCTTGTTACATAAAAATGGTTTCATCGTAACTGAGCACGGATCAGACGTCCACTTACCGGAAGAGGTTGGGCAATTTATTCGATTAAAACATGAGACTTACGGGATGAGTTCAATCACGATATTTGGATTAGAAAGACATAATGAGGAGGAATAA
- a CDS encoding YlbE-like family protein: protein MRKEVQEHIRSNKELQKFIREQPQWFRKLSRNPNDLASLEINMMNYYQKTIPHKVQQFSNSIQMASMMIGMFKAMRQQD, encoded by the coding sequence ATGAGAAAAGAAGTTCAAGAACATATTCGCAGCAATAAAGAATTACAAAAATTCATACGAGAGCAGCCTCAATGGTTTAGAAAACTGTCGCGGAATCCAAATGACTTAGCATCCTTAGAAATAAATATGATGAATTATTATCAAAAAACCATTCCACATAAAGTACAGCAATTTTCAAATTCAATTCAAATGGCTTCTATGATGATCGGTATGTTTAAAGCAATGAGACAGCAAGATTAA